A single genomic interval of Daucus carota subsp. sativus chromosome 1, DH1 v3.0, whole genome shotgun sequence harbors:
- the LOC108208931 gene encoding uncharacterized protein LOC108208931 has protein sequence MEFITALRSGFNVPPNTMGLTENNSATFLSSANPCLDFFFHVVPDTPPSQLVQRLERSWSHDPLTTLKLICNLRGVRGTGKSDKEGFYTAALWLHQHHPKTLACNVNAYVAFGYFKDLLEILFRILQGGDARARVKRERKAMKPSKGRGGLRGVQGDVKFKADSRKKERELRDLIPREVRIEANKAKVMDDKQRARKLRKEKEAERVKKAVDMYDNDVNYRFLHESVSTLFAEVLKADMELLNLKKAKSISLAGKWCPSVDSSYDKYTLICASIAKKLFPREIYSEYEGVGDDKYELAVRDRLRKQVLVPLHEALQLPEVYMSARKWDSLPYKRVASVAMKTYTDIFMDHDKERFSQYLEDVKQGKAKIAAGALLPHDIIKSCLAGHSDGQEAVAELQWKQMVDDMLKKGKLTNCIAVSDVSGSMAGTPMEVSVALGLLVSELSDEPWKGQLITFSSNPELHVIDGNNLREKCEFIKNMNWNMNTDFQKVFDKILQIAVDAKLSQEQMVKRLFVFSDMEFDQASLHPWETDYMVIQRKFREKGYEKVPEIVFWNLRNSSATPVKATENGVALLSGFSKNLLTIFLEEGGDMNPEAVMKAAISGDDYQKLVLYD, from the coding sequence ATGGAATTCATTACTGCACTGAGATCCGGATTCAACGTACCCCCAAACACGATGGGCTTAACAGAAAACAACTCCGCCACTTTCTTGTCTTCCGCCAATCCTTGTCTCGATTTCTTCTTCCACGTCGTCCCCGACACGCCGCCATCTCAACTAGTCCAGCGCCTAGAAAGATCTTGGTCTCATGATCCACTCACCACTCTCAAACTTATCTGTAATCTCCGAGGTGTTAGAGGCACCGGCAAGTCTGATAAAGAAGGCTTTTACACTGCTGCATTGTGGCTACACCAGCACCACCCCAAAACCCTAGCGTGTAATGTGAATGCTTACGTGGCGTTTGGGTATTTTAAGGATTTGTTGGAGATCTTGTTTAGGATACTGCAAGGTGGTGATGCTAGGGCGAGGGTAAAGAGGGAAAGGAAGGCGATGAAGCCGTCGAAAGGGAGAGGGGGATTGAGAGGGGTTCAGGGGGATGTGAAGTTTAAGGCGGATTCGAGGAAGAAGGAGAGGGAATTGAGGGATTTGATTCCGAGGGAAGTGAGGATTGAGGCTAATAAGGCGAAAGTGATGGATGATAAACAGAGGGCTAGGAAGTTGAGGAAGGAGAAAGAGGCTGAAAGAGTGAAAAAAGCTGTGGATATGTATGATAATGATGTGAATTATAGGTTCTTGCATGAAAGTGTTTCGACTCTTTTTGCAGAGGTTCTTAAGGCGGATATGGAGTTGTTGAATTTGAAGAAGGCTAAGAGTATTAGTTTGGCAGGGAAGTGGTGCCCGTCTGTTGATTCGTCGTATGATAAGTACACATTGATATGTGCTAGTATTGCCAAGAAACTGTTTCCGAGGGAAATTTATTCTGAGTATGAAGGGGTTGGGGATGATAAGTATGAATTGGCGGTAAGAGATAGGTTGAGGAAACAGGTGCTTGTTCCGCTTCATGAGGCGCTTCAGTTGCCTGAGGTTTACATGAGTGCAAGGAAGTGGGACTCTCTTCCTTACAAAAGAGTTGCTTCTGTAGCTATGAAGACTTATACTGATATTTTCATGGATCATGATAAAGAGAGGTTTAGCCAGTATCTTGAAGATGTGAAGCAAGGGAAAGCAAAGATTGCAGCCGGGGCATTGCTTCCACATGATATAATCAAGTCTTGTTTGGCTGGTCATAGTGATGGACAAGAGGCTGTGGCAGAGCTGCAGTGGAAACAAATGGTGGATGATATGTTGAAGAAAGGCAAATTGACGAATTGTATTGCGGTCAGTGATGTCTCGGGAAGTATGGCAGGTACACCGATGGAAGTTTCTGTTGCCCTTGGTTTATTAGTTTCGGAACTTAGTGATGAGCCTTGGAAAGGACAGCTAATTACATTTAGCTCTAACCCTGAACTTCATGTAATTGATGGGAACAATCTCCGCGAGAAGTGTGAATTTATTAAGAATATGAACTGGAATATGAATACGGATTTTCAGAaggtgtttgataaaatattacagATTGCAGTTGATGCAAAGCTGAGTCAAGAGCAAATGGTAAAGAGGTTGTTTGTTTTCAGTGATATGGAGTTTGATCAGGCATCTTTGCATCCGTGGGAGACTGATTACATGGTGATTCAGAGGAAATTCAGGGAGAAGGGGTATGAAAAAGTGCCTGAAATTGTGTTTTGGAACCTCAGGAACTCTTCTGCAACACCTGTCAAAGCCACAGAAAATGGGGTAGCTCTGCTTAGTGGGTTCTCAAAGAATTTGCTGACCATCTTCTTGGAAGAAGGGGGAGATATGAATCCTGAAGCTGTGATGAAGGCTGCGATTTCTGGTGACGACTATCAGAAACTAGTTTTATATGACTGA
- the LOC108194977 gene encoding uncharacterized protein LOC108194977: MDFKNALLKDLTQVPCDSTIGSKTLPRKPTKVTKKNESSASAGSGNQPNGSRNQPLVSRRNQASTSVSSRNKARRSRTTRSRTTSTVSSSPALVRRGLYLRMGCTENNSATYLSSGNPCLDFFFHVVPDTPSAQLVHHLKLSWDHDPLTSLKLICNLRGVRGTGKTDKEGFYTAALWLHEHHPETLASNVHVLANFGYFKDLLEILFRVIEGHDARSKLKREWALKTAPRVRWAWRREVFRMLKQEKKEISRTEEMKRRRRVPREVRIARNKAKVMEEKEKARILRRKKQMNRAKKVQELYKTDMNYRFLHDQIATFFADRLRADMRCLNSGKAKDISLAGKWCPTIDSSYDKHTLICASIARKVFPRESYPEYEGFEDAQYAYKVRDRLRKQVLVPLHRALKLPEVYMSAKKWRLLPYNRVASVAMKNYTDIFMDRDKRRFIQYLEKVAEGKAKIASGALLPHDILASCLCGATEGQKIVADLQWKGMVNELLSKGNLTNCIAVCDVSASMTGTPMEVSIALGLLISELSEEPWKGNVITFSKNPQLHVIKGSSLLEKSEFVRKMHWGANTDFQKVFDQILKVAVDAKLSEDQMIKTVFVFSDMEFDMASANPWETDYMVIQEKFKKNGYETVPNIVFWNLRHSSATPVKATENGVALLSGFSKNLVTLFLGEGGEINPEHLKKRAEFNPELVMEAAISGEEYQKLVVYD; this comes from the coding sequence ATGGATTTCAAGAACGCCCTGTTAAAAGACCTGACTCAAGTCCCTTGTGACAGCACCATCGGTTCCAAAACCCTGCCAAGAAAACCAACTAAAGTTACCAAGAAAAATGAATCCTCTGCCTCTGCAGGCTCTGGAAACCAGCCAAATGGCTCGAGAAATCAACCTCTTGTTTCGAGAAGAAACCAGGCCTCCACTTCTGTGAGCTCTAGAAATAAGGCCAGACGGTCTAGAACCACACGCTCAAGAACCACAAGTACGGTTTCAAGCAGCCCTGCTCTTGTACGCAGAGGCCTCTACCTACGAATGGGATGTACTGAGAACAACTCAGCCACGTACTTGTCGTCGGGCAATCCATGCTTGGATTTCTTCTTCCATGTTGTCCCTGATACCCCATCAGCTCAGCTTGTTCATCATCTGAAATTGTCATGGGATCATGATCCTCTGACAAGTCTCAAACTCATCTGTAATCTCCGAGGCGTCAGAGGCACAGGAAAGACTGATAAAGAGGGCTTTTACACTGCTGCACTATGGCTTCATGAGCACCACCCTGAAACCCTAGCTTCCAATGTCCATGTTCTGGCTAATTTTGGCTACTTTAAGGATTTGTTAGAGATCTTGTTCAGAGTAATCGAAGGTCATGATGCCCGATCAAAGCTTAAACGAGAATGGGCATTGAAGACGGCACCAAGAGTCAGATGGGCATGGAGAAGGGAGGTTTTCCGAATGCTTAagcaagaaaagaaagaaattagcCGAACTGAGGAGATGAAAAGGAGGAGACGGGTGCCACGAGAAGTAAGGATTGCAAGAAATAAGGCTAAAGTTATGGAAGAGAAGGAAAAGGCTAGGATTTTGAGAAGGAAGAAACAGATGAATAGAGCTAAGAAAGTGCAGGAGTTGTATAAAACTGATATGAATTATCGTTTCTTGCATGATCAAATTGCAACTTTCTTTGCAGATAGGTTGAGAGCAGACATGAGGTGCTTGAATTCGGGTAAGGCAAAGGATATCAGTTTAGCTGGAAAGTGGTGCCCCACTATTGATTCGTCGTATGATAAACACACCTTAATATGTGCTAGCATTGCCAGGAAAGTATTTCCACGCGAATCCTACCCCGAGTATGAAGGATTTGAAGATGCTCAGTATGCGTATAAAGTCAGAGACAGGTTGAGGAAACAAGTACTGGTGCCACTTCACAGGGCACTGAAGTTGCCTGAGGTTTATATGAGTGCAAAGAAATGGAGATTACTTCCTTACAACAGAGTTGCATCCGTGGCTATGAAGAATTACACTGATATTTTCATGGACCGCGATAAAAGAAGGTTCATCCAGTATCTGGAGAAAGTTGCAGAAGGCAAAGCAAAAATTGCATCTGGAGCATTGCTTCCACATGATATTCTTGCTTCTTGTCTGTGTGGCGCGACTGAGGGGCAAAAGATTGTTGCAGATCTTCAATGGAAGGGCATGGTGAATGAGTTGTTGAGTAAAGGTAATCTAACAAATTGTATTGCAGTTTGTGATGTCTCAGCAAGTATGACTGGAACTCCAATGGAAGTTTCGATTGCACTTGGTTTGTTAATTTCTGAGTTGAGCGAAGAGCCTTGGAAGGGAAACGTTATCACGTTTAGCAAGAATCCTCAGCTTCACGTAATCAAAGGAAGTAGTCTCCTTGAAAAGAGTGAATTTGTAAGGAAAATGCACTGGGGTGCGAATACAGATTTTCAAAAGGTTTTTGATCAAATATTGAAGGTTGCTGTTGATGCAAAGCTGAGTGAAGATCAAATGATTAAGACTGTGTTTGTTTTCAGTGATATGGAATTTGACATGGCATCAGCAAATCCATGGGAGACTGATTACATGGTGATCCAggagaaatttaagaaaaatggtTATGAGACAGTGCCCAATATTGTGTTCTGGAACCTCAGACATTCTTCTGCAACACCTGTGAAAGCCACAGAAAATGGAGTGGCTCTGCTAAGTGGATTTTCGAAGAATTTGGTAACACTCTTCCTGGGGGAAGGAGGGGAAATTAATCCCGAGCATCTGAAGAAAAGAGCAGAATTCAATCCCGAGCTTGTAATGGAGGCGGCCATTTCTGGTGAGGAGTATCAGAAATTAGTTGTATACGATTGA
- the LOC108197289 gene encoding uncharacterized protein LOC108197289, with protein MMEILRKKQVQHLYGASLVLLFVLCFFFCSCNNKRQVISDAKVDEDSVIISRFQKYLQTKTAQPNPNYYEAADFILSEAKSLSLESQIIEFVEGKPLILLKWPGKDPALASVMLNSHTDVVPAEEDKWTYPPFEAVLDDEDGNIYGRGTQDMKCVGLQYLEAIRRLRRSGFEPMRDVYLSYVPDEEVGGNDGAKRFVDSFIFEKMNVGVVVDEGGASPDEYYRVFYAERTPWWLVIKASGAPGHGAKLYDNTAIGNLMKSIESITRFRDAQFDLVKAGLMAESEIVSVNTVYLKAGTQSEDGYVMNMQPSEAEAGFDIRVPPTIDEASLEARIAEEWAPRSRNMSFEFKQKVSVYDKFGKPVITATDESNPWWSLLVEAISKAGGKLGKPEIAPASTDARYYRDRGLPAIGFSPIANTPILLHDHNEFLNKDEYLKGIQVYESIIKEYASFVGNTKDNTRNEEL; from the exons ATGATggagattttgagaaaaaaacaaGTCCAGCATTTGTACGGTGCTTCACTAGTACTCTTGTTCGTCTTGTGCTTCTTTTTCTGCTCCTGCAATAACAAGCGACAAGTAATAAGTGATGCAAAGGTTGATGAAGATTCGGTGATCATTTCGAGGTTCCAGAAGTACTTGCAAACAAAGACTGCGCAACCGAATCCCAATTACTATGAGGCAGCCGATTTCATACTTTCCGAGGCGAAGTCTTTATCGTTGGAATCACAGATAATTGAGTTTGTGGAGGGCAAGCCTCTGATTCTCCTGAAATGGCCTGGAAAAGACCCTGCACTTGCTTCTGTGATGCTGAATTCTCATACAGACGTTGTCCCCGCGGAGGAGGATAAGTGGACTTATCCGCCTTTTGAGGCCGTCTTGGATGATGAGGATGGGAATATTTATGGGAGAGGGACTCAAGATATGAAGTGTGTGGGGTTGCAGTACTTGGAGGCGATTCGGAGGCTGAGGAGATCTGGATTTGAGCCAATGCGTGATGTGTACTTGTCGTATGTGCCTGATGAGGAGGTAGGGGGGAATGATGGTGCAAAGAGATTTGTGGATTCGTTTATATTTGAGAAGATGAATGTTGGGGTTGTGGTGGATGAGGGCGGGGCATCACCTGATGAGTACTATCGGGTTTTTTATGCTGAGAGGACTCCGTGGTGGTTGGTGATCAAGGCTAGTGGAGCTCCTGGACATGGTGCTAAGCTTTATGACAATACTGCAATTGGGAACTTGATGAAGAGCATTGAGAGTATTACAAGGTTTAGAGATGCTCAATTTGACTTGGTTAAGGCCGGGTTGATGGCTGAAAGTGAAATTGTTTCGGTGAATACAGTTTATCTGAAAGCGGGTACTCAGTCTGAAGATGGTTATGTCATGAATATGCAGCCATCCGAGGCAGAGGCTGGTTTTGACATTAGAGTGCCACCTACTATTGATGAGGCATCGTTGGAAGCACGAATTGCTGAAGAATGGGCTCCCAGATCGCGTAACATGTCATTTGAATTCAAGCAGAAGGTTTCTGTGTACGACAAGTTTGGAAAACCTGTCATCACAGCCACTGATGAATCAAATCCTTGGTGGTCACTACTAGTCGAAGCCATCAGTAAAGCTGGAGGAAAACTTGGAAAGCCAGAAATCGCCCCTGCCTCAACCGATGCTCGTTACTACAGGGATCGAGGCTTACCAGCAATTGGCTTTTCTCCAATAGCAAACACTCCCATTCTCCTTCATGATCACAATGAG TTTCTGAACAAGGACGAGTACTTGAAAGGCATTCAAGTTTATGAATCCATAATCAAAGAGTATGCATCTTTTGTTGGTAATACAAAAGATAACACTAGAAACGAGGAGCTTTAA
- the LOC108204790 gene encoding uncharacterized protein LOC108204790, producing the protein MDFINALKSGFNQPMMGVTENNSATYLSSGNPCLDFFFHVVPSTPSSQLLQRLEASWSHDPLTTLKLICNLRGIRGTGKSDKEGFYSAALWLHKHHPKTLAGNAHVFASFGYFKDFLEILFRLIQGPDARAILKQEWRAKKNSRGRGIEGVRKDVHFKLDSRNKKEKDIRSAEKKLVRNLISKEVRIEDNKTKMMEDKKRASQLRKEKHAAKAKKAMDMYTNDMNYQFFHESVSTLFADLLKADMEWLNLGKTNNISLAGKWCPTIDSSYDRYTLICARIAKKLFPQEVYSEYEGIGDDQYVLAVRDRLRKQVLVPLHEALKLPEVYMSARKWSTLPYKRVASVAMKTYTDIFMDHDKERFSQYLEDVKQGKAKIAAGALLPHDIIRSCLAGHSDGQEAVAELQWKQMVDDMLKKGQFTNCIAVSDVSGSMVGTPMEVSVALGLLVSELSDDPWKGQIITFSSDPELQMIKGSNLREKCQFVKGMKWGMNTNFQKVFDQILQVALASNLSEEQMIKRVFVFSDMEFNQASWHPWETDYMVIQRKFREKGYEKVPEIVFWNLRESSATPVKATQNGVALLSGFSKNLLTIFFKGGHMNPETVMQAAISGDDYQKLVLYD; encoded by the coding sequence ATGGATTTCATTAATGCGCTGAAATCAGGATTTAACCAACCAATGATGGGGGTGACTGAGAACAACTCAGCCACTTACTTGTCTTCTGGCAATCCATGCCTCGACTTCTTCTTCCATGTCGTCCCCAGCACACCATCGAGTCAGCTGCTCCAACGTCTTGAAGCCTCGTGGTCTCATGATCCCCTCACCACTCTTAAGCTCATCTGCAATCTTCGAGGCATTAGAGGTACTGGGAAGTCTGATAAAGAAGGGTTTTACAGTGCAGCGCTTTGGCTGCATAAACATCATCCCAAAACTTTAGCAGGCAATGCTCATGTTTTTGCCTCGTTTGGTTACTTTAAAGATTTTTTGGAGATCTTGTTTAGGCTAATTCAAGGTCCTGATGCAAGAGCCATACTTAAACAGGAATGGAGAGCAAAGAAGAATTCGAGAGGCAGGGGTATAGAAGGTGTTCGTAAGGATGTTCATTTTAAGCTGGATTCAAGaaacaaaaaggaaaaagataTTAGGAGTGCAGAGAAAAAACTGGTCAGGAACTTGATATCAAAAGAAGTACGGATCGAGGACAATAAGACCAAGATGATGGAAGATAAAAAAAGGGCTAGTCAGTTGAGGAAGGAGAAACATGCTGCAAAGGCCAAGAAAGCTATGGATATGTACACTAATGATATGAATTATCAGTTCTTTCATGAAAGTGTTTCAACTCTTTTTGCTGATTTACTCAAGGCGGATATGGAGTGGTTGAATTTGGGAAAGACTAATAATATTAGTCTGGCTGGGAAGTGGTGTCCCACGATTGATTCGTCATATGATAGGTACACTTTAATTTGTGCTAGAATTGCAAAGAAACTATTTCCGCAGGAGGTTTACTCTGAGTATGAAGGGATTGGGGATGATCAGTATGTGCTTGCAGTTAGAGACAGGTTGAGGAAGCAAGTGCTTGTTCCGCTTCATGAGGCGCTCAAGTTGCCTGAGGTTTATATGAGTGCAAGGAAGTGGAGCACTCTTCCTTACAAAAGAGTTGCTTCTGTAGCTATGAAGACCTACACTGATATTTTCATGGATCACGATAAAGAAAGGTTTAGCCAGTATCTTGAAGACGTGAAGCAAGGGAAAGCAAAGATTGCAGCCGGGGCATTGCTTCCACATGATATAATCAGGTCTTGTTTGGCTGGTCATAGTGATGGACAAGAGGCTGTGGCAGAGCTGCAGTGGAAACAAATGGTGGATGATATGTTGAAGAAAGGCCAATTTACGAATTGTATTGCGGTTAGTGATGTCTCAGGAAGTATGGTAGGTACACCAATGGAAGTTTCTGTGGCCCTTGGTTTATTAGTTTCTGAGCTAAGTGATGATCCGTGGAAAGGACAGATAATTACGTTTAGCTCTGACCCGGAGCTTCAAATGATTAAAGGAAGCAATCTCCGGGAGAAGTGTCAATTTGTTAAGGGAATGAAATGGGGTATGAATACTAATTTTCAGAAGGTTTTTGATCAGATACTGCAGGTTGCGCTTGCTTCAAATCTGAGCGAAGAGCAAATGATAAAGAGGGTGTTTGTTTTTAGTGATATGGAGTTTAATCAGGCAAGTTGGCATCCATGGGAGACTGATTACATGGTGATTCAGAGAAAATTCAGAGAAAAGGGGTATGAAAAAGTGCCTGAAATTGTGTTTTGGAATCTCAGGGAGTCTTCTGCAACACCAGTTAAAGCCACGCAAAATGGTGTAGCTCTGCTTAGTGGGTTTTCAAAGAACTTGCTGACTATCTTTTTCAAAGGAGGGCATATGAATCCTGAAACTGTTATGCAGGCAGCCATTTCTGGCGATGACTATCAGAAACTAGTTTTATATGATTGA
- the LOC108208688 gene encoding cathepsin B-like protease 2: MAKAVAPPLYLASWSYLIFCALFCFNLQVVLSKSAPLLKLDSNILQESIVESINNNSKAGWKASINDRFLNYTVSQFKHLLGVKPTPPGDLQSIPVKIHSERLKLPSHFDARTAWPKCSSIGNILDQGHCGSCWAFAAVESLSDRFCIQFDMNISLSVNDLLSCCGILCGFGCNGGYPIAAWRYFKRSGVVTEECDPYFDQTGCSHPGCEPGYPTPKCKRQCVGGNVLWKKSKHFSVSAYKVHHDPSNIMTEVYKNGPVEVSFTVYEDFAYYKSGVYKHITGAQMGGHAVKLIGWGTTDEGEDYWLLANQWNRSWGDDGYFKIRRGTNECGIEKSVVAGLPSSKNMVQEVSNVDDAFLDASA, from the exons ATGGCAAAGGCAGTGGCCCCTCCGCTTTACTTGGCGTCTTGGTCTTACTTAATTTTTTGTGCTCTCTTCTGCTTCAATCTTCAG GTTGTTCTATCGAAGTCAGCACCATTGCTAAAATTGGATTCTAATATTCTTCAG GAATCAATAGTTGAATCAATCAACAACAATTCAAAAGCTGGATGGAAAGCCTCCATAAATGATCGATTTTTAAACTACACT GTCTCACAGTTTAAGCATCTCCTGGGAGTCAAACCAACACCACCTGGTGATCTACAAAGCATTCCTGTTAAGATCCATTCAGAAAGACTGAAGTTACCTAGTCACTTTGATGCAAGGACTGCTTGGCCTAAATGTAGCTCAATTGGAAATATACTTG ATCAGGGACACTGTGGCTCTTGTTGGGCTTTTGCTGCTGTGGAATCATTATCTGATCGATTTTGCATCCAATTTGACATG AATATCTCTTTATCTGTTAATGACCTCTTATCATGTTGTGGCATCTTGTGTGGGTTTGGCTGTAATGGTGGGTATCCTATAGCTGCATGGCGGTATTTTAAGCGCTCTGGGGTAGTTACAGAAGAG TGTGACCCGTATTTTGATCAAACTGGTTGCTCACACCCTGGTTGTGAACCTGGATATCCCACACCAAAGTGTAAGAGACAATGTGTAGGTGGGAACGTCCTCTGGAAGAAATCAAAACACTTCAGTGTTAGTGCCTATAAAGTCCATCATGATCCCAGCAATATCATGACGGAAGTTTATAAAAATGGACCCGTTGAGGTCTCTTTTACTGTATATGAG GATTTTGCTTACTACAAGTCTGGAGTTTACAAGCACATCACAGGTGCTCAAATGGGTGGCCATGCCGTCAAACTAATTGGATGGGGAACAACCGATGAGGGAGAAGACTATTGG CTTCTTGCAAATCAATGGAATAGAAGCTGGGGTGAT GATGGGTACTTCAAAATTAGAAGAGGAACCAATGAATGTGGCATTGAAAAGAGCGTCGTGGCAGGATTACCTTCATCGAAAAACATGGTGCAAGAGGTAAGTAATGTTGATGACGCTTTTCTTGATGCGTCGGCATAA